From one Shewanella sp. GD04112 genomic stretch:
- the fliE gene encoding flagellar hook-basal body complex protein FliE translates to MQIGANSLLQEMQSLQGEIKPSFGISPNNIVQQVNNTSGADFGQLLSQAIGNVSGLQSTSSNLTTRLEMGDTTVSLSDTVIAREKASVAFEATVQVRNKLVEAYKEIMSMPV, encoded by the coding sequence ATGCAAATTGGCGCGAATTCATTACTGCAAGAAATGCAGTCACTTCAAGGTGAAATCAAACCTTCTTTTGGGATTTCACCCAATAACATTGTGCAGCAAGTGAATAACACCAGCGGTGCTGACTTTGGACAACTTCTCTCTCAAGCCATTGGTAATGTCAGTGGCTTGCAGTCAACCTCATCGAATCTCACGACTAGGCTCGAAATGGGTGACACCACTGTGAGCCTTTCTGATACAGTTATCGCCCGCGAAAAGGCCAGTGTTGCCTTTGAAGCCACAGTCCAAGTGCGCAATAAGCTCGTTGAAGCTTATAAAGAAATAATGAGCATGCCTGTTTAG
- the fliO gene encoding flagellar biosynthetic protein FliO, with the protein MSTSVILSLVSATQASVAGVANESAATATKLAEPSQMAAAASMLGGLILVLLLIFALAYLLRRFNLVPTDHSVLKTLAVTSLGQKERLVLVQVGEQQYLLGVSGQQVNLIDKLAEPIQIESVSFADKLRQAKLKQ; encoded by the coding sequence ATGAGCACATCGGTCATACTCAGTCTAGTGTCAGCGACTCAGGCGAGTGTTGCTGGCGTTGCTAACGAAAGTGCCGCGACAGCAACGAAATTGGCTGAACCTTCGCAAATGGCCGCCGCAGCGAGCATGCTAGGCGGTCTTATTTTAGTGTTATTGCTTATCTTCGCCTTAGCGTACCTGCTGCGGCGATTTAATTTAGTGCCGACGGATCACAGCGTACTGAAAACCCTCGCGGTCACATCGCTTGGGCAGAAGGAGCGTTTGGTATTAGTTCAGGTCGGTGAACAGCAGTATTTGTTGGGTGTTAGCGGGCAACAAGTTAATTTAATTGATAAATTAGCTGAACCAATTCAAATTGAGTCCGTTTCCTTTGCGGACAAGCTACGGCAGGCGAAATTAAAACAATGA
- a CDS encoding flagellar hook-length control protein FliK, translating into MQQMNNILLASSAKNSASSSKALTQDTNSEDFSAALASVTSVSSPSTKTSVSQDVAVKSAKAEASTDDTKTDDEADINLIFAQIGMANEMKKAAAPGESLPLEADITATDDADADSSSLLVDDQSQTDSSIVDGTFSDEMAKFAQSTNTGLGDNKLKVSTESEDSGAVAPKVAGQNTAQAAAQLLQQQASQQNAVDAESVEQPIQAADVTDTESVEPQIPAADVDALVAAVTVAEADSQGTSVDEPHLIDDAALLTGLRSEKFVKPPENHILPIEGEPVLGGKELGTAEIGAKAINVSTQPADKALAPQGMGSQVIDNQTPIKAANASASDVLTTNAATAANTNDLNTLGTNAAANVSGTAAIDPNLTADNPSRAEISAGFLLKDAKLAVTLDAQQDSQVAALSSGSEEAGSEFKPVEFKAVSSLHSLATPATQRQDIPQVQLSLRQGVETQNQMQEMIQRFSPVMKQQLVTMVSQGIQQAEIRLDPPELGHMLVKVQVHGDQTQVQFHVTQSQTRDVVEQAIPRLRELLQEQGMQLADSHVSQGDQGQRREGGFGEAGGSSGGNVDDFSAEELDLGLNQVTSLNSGIDYYA; encoded by the coding sequence ATGCAACAAATGAACAATATCCTATTAGCGTCAAGCGCGAAAAATAGCGCTAGCTCAAGTAAAGCATTGACTCAAGATACTAATAGTGAAGACTTTTCTGCAGCGTTGGCTTCAGTCACATCCGTATCTTCCCCCTCGACTAAAACCTCTGTGTCTCAGGATGTGGCCGTCAAATCTGCCAAAGCGGAAGCCAGCACTGATGATACCAAAACTGATGATGAAGCCGATATCAACTTGATTTTCGCCCAGATTGGTATGGCAAATGAGATGAAGAAAGCGGCAGCGCCGGGCGAGTCTTTGCCGCTTGAGGCTGATATCACGGCAACGGATGATGCCGATGCCGACTCATCCTCGTTATTAGTCGATGATCAATCTCAGACCGACAGCTCTATTGTTGACGGTACTTTTTCCGATGAAATGGCTAAGTTCGCTCAGTCCACTAACACTGGCCTTGGCGATAACAAACTGAAGGTTAGTACTGAATCAGAAGACTCTGGGGCTGTCGCTCCAAAGGTGGCCGGACAAAATACTGCGCAAGCCGCCGCACAGTTATTACAACAGCAAGCCTCACAACAGAACGCCGTTGATGCTGAAAGTGTAGAACAACCGATTCAAGCTGCTGATGTCACTGATACTGAGAGTGTAGAGCCACAGATTCCAGCTGCTGATGTCGATGCTTTGGTTGCGGCCGTAACTGTTGCGGAAGCGGATAGTCAAGGCACCTCTGTTGATGAGCCGCATTTGATTGATGATGCAGCGTTACTTACAGGTCTGCGCAGCGAAAAGTTCGTTAAACCGCCCGAAAATCATATTTTACCCATTGAGGGTGAGCCCGTATTAGGGGGAAAAGAGCTTGGTACCGCAGAAATTGGCGCTAAGGCGATAAATGTGTCGACGCAGCCAGCAGATAAAGCTCTTGCACCCCAAGGTATGGGATCCCAAGTCATTGATAATCAAACACCAATCAAAGCGGCCAATGCCTCTGCGAGTGATGTATTAACGACGAATGCGGCAACAGCCGCGAATACTAACGATCTTAATACCTTAGGCACTAATGCGGCGGCTAATGTATCAGGTACCGCAGCCATCGATCCGAATCTTACTGCCGACAACCCATCCCGCGCCGAGATTTCAGCAGGCTTTTTGCTAAAAGACGCTAAGTTAGCGGTTACTCTCGATGCGCAGCAAGATAGCCAAGTTGCTGCTTTAAGTTCTGGCAGTGAAGAGGCGGGCAGCGAGTTTAAGCCTGTGGAATTTAAAGCGGTATCTTCACTGCATTCTTTGGCAACGCCGGCAACCCAGCGTCAAGATATTCCTCAAGTGCAGCTTTCCTTGCGCCAAGGTGTAGAAACTCAAAACCAAATGCAGGAGATGATCCAGCGGTTCTCGCCTGTGATGAAGCAGCAATTAGTGACTATGGTGAGTCAAGGGATCCAACAGGCGGAAATCCGTTTAGATCCGCCAGAACTTGGACATATGTTGGTTAAAGTACAAGTACATGGCGACCAGACACAAGTGCAGTTCCATGTCACACAATCACAAACCCGCGATGTTGTAGAGCAAGCCATTCCTCGCCTACGTGAATTATTACAGGAGCAGGGCATGCAATTGGCCGACAGTCATGTTTCTCAAGGGGACCAAGGTCAACGCCGCGAGGGGGGATTTGGTGAAGCGGGTGGTTCGAGCGGTGGAAATGTGGATGATTTCTCGGCAGAAGAGCTAGATTTAGGTTTAAATCAAGTAACTAGTTTAAATTCAGGTATAGATTATTACGCTTAA
- the fliF gene encoding flagellar basal-body MS-ring/collar protein FliF → MIVGSNAGAVDQGVQQENKSGVLGSLGGVDMMRQITMILALAICLALAVFVMIWAQEPEYRPLGKMETQEMVQVLDVLDKNKIKYQIDVDVVKVPEDKYQEVKMMLSRAGVNSPAASTQDFLTQDSGFGVSQRMEQARLKHSQEENLARAIEQLQSVSRAKVILALPKENVFARNTAQPSATVVINTRRGGLGQGEVDAIVDIVASAVQGLEPSRVTVTDSNGRLLNSGSQDGISARARRELELVQQKEAEYRTKIDSILSPILGPDNFTSQVDVSMDFTAVEQTAKRFNPDLPSLRSEMTVENNSTGGSTGGIPGALSNQPPMESNIPQDATKATESVTAGNSHREATRNFELDTTISHTRQQIGVVRRVSVSVAVDFKPGAAGENGQVARVARTEQELTNIRRLLEGAVGFSAQRGDVLEVVTVPFMDQLVEDVPAPELWEQPWFWRAVKLGIGALVILVLILAVVRPMLKRLIYPDSVNMPEDSRLGNELAEIEDQYAADTLGMLNTKEAEYSYADDGSILIPNLHKDDDMIKAIRALVANEPELSTQVVKNWLQDNG, encoded by the coding sequence ATGATTGTCGGATCAAACGCCGGCGCAGTGGACCAAGGGGTCCAACAGGAAAATAAATCCGGCGTGCTGGGGAGTCTCGGTGGCGTCGATATGATGCGTCAAATCACCATGATTTTAGCCCTTGCCATTTGTTTGGCATTAGCGGTGTTCGTCATGATCTGGGCACAGGAACCAGAGTATCGTCCATTGGGTAAAATGGAGACTCAGGAAATGGTGCAAGTGCTCGACGTACTCGATAAAAACAAGATCAAATATCAAATCGATGTCGACGTTGTTAAAGTACCAGAAGATAAATACCAAGAAGTCAAAATGATGCTTAGCCGTGCAGGGGTTAATAGTCCTGCTGCATCGACCCAAGACTTTCTTACCCAAGACAGTGGTTTTGGCGTGAGCCAACGCATGGAGCAGGCTCGTCTCAAGCATAGCCAAGAAGAAAACCTCGCCCGCGCAATCGAACAATTACAAAGTGTTAGCCGCGCTAAAGTGATTTTAGCGTTACCTAAGGAAAACGTGTTTGCCCGCAATACCGCGCAACCAAGTGCGACCGTTGTGATTAACACTCGTCGTGGCGGTTTAGGCCAAGGAGAGGTCGATGCGATTGTGGATATCGTCGCTTCTGCCGTTCAGGGCCTAGAGCCATCTCGCGTTACCGTCACAGATTCTAACGGCCGTTTACTGAACTCTGGCAGCCAAGATGGCATCTCTGCCAGGGCGCGCCGCGAGCTTGAGTTGGTTCAACAAAAAGAAGCCGAATACCGAACCAAGATTGATTCGATTCTCTCGCCCATCCTTGGCCCAGATAATTTCACCTCCCAAGTGGATGTGAGCATGGATTTCACCGCGGTTGAGCAAACCGCTAAACGTTTTAACCCTGACTTACCGTCGCTGCGTAGCGAAATGACGGTTGAGAATAATTCGACAGGCGGTTCAACTGGCGGTATTCCTGGCGCGTTGTCGAACCAACCTCCGATGGAGTCAAATATTCCTCAGGATGCGACCAAGGCGACAGAAAGCGTGACGGCAGGTAACTCGCACCGCGAAGCGACCCGTAATTTTGAGTTAGATACCACCATCAGCCATACCCGTCAGCAAATTGGCGTAGTGCGCCGCGTCAGTGTGTCAGTAGCCGTGGACTTTAAACCGGGCGCTGCGGGTGAAAATGGTCAAGTGGCGCGCGTTGCCCGCACTGAGCAAGAGCTCACCAATATCCGCCGTTTACTGGAAGGCGCGGTAGGCTTTAGCGCGCAGCGTGGTGATGTTTTAGAGGTGGTCACTGTTCCCTTTATGGATCAATTGGTTGAAGATGTACCTGCGCCTGAGCTTTGGGAACAGCCTTGGTTCTGGCGTGCCGTTAAGTTAGGTATCGGTGCCTTAGTTATCTTAGTGCTGATCCTTGCTGTGGTGCGCCCAATGCTGAAACGCTTAATCTACCCAGACAGTGTGAACATGCCTGAAGATTCAAGATTGGGTAATGAGCTGGCCGAGATTGAGGATCAATACGCTGCCGACACCTTAGGGATGCTCAATACCAAAGAAGCAGAGTATAGTTATGCCGACGATGGCTCAATTCTTATCCCTAATCTGCATAAAGATGATGATATGATTAAAGCTATCCGTGCGCTTGTGGCCAATGAGCCCGAGCTTTCAACCCAAGTCGTGAAAAACTGGTTACAAGACAATGGCTGA
- the fliL gene encoding flagellar basal body-associated protein FliL — MAKEESLELESTEAPKSKKKFIFIGAGVFAALLIGGALWFFLGSSDEAPEVAAEGATATEATSPAADAAMAAYVPMPRPFLFNLPGPDRARLVEIKVQLMVRGQDDDVLTQKHIPLIEDALLTTFSGADVQKLSTQAGKDELRQLALLSVQNTLQSVTGRKVVEKVLFTGFVMQ; from the coding sequence ATGGCCAAGGAAGAATCATTAGAACTTGAAAGCACCGAAGCGCCTAAGAGTAAGAAGAAGTTTATTTTTATCGGTGCGGGCGTGTTTGCAGCCCTGTTGATTGGGGGCGCCCTGTGGTTTTTCCTCGGTAGCAGTGATGAGGCACCCGAAGTCGCCGCCGAAGGTGCTACAGCAACGGAGGCGACCTCTCCTGCCGCCGATGCGGCTATGGCGGCCTATGTGCCAATGCCACGGCCCTTTTTATTTAACCTCCCAGGGCCTGACCGTGCTCGTCTCGTTGAAATTAAAGTACAACTGATGGTCAGAGGCCAAGACGATGATGTGTTGACCCAAAAGCATATTCCGTTGATTGAAGATGCGCTGTTAACCACCTTTAGTGGCGCCGATGTGCAAAAGTTAAGTACACAGGCGGGTAAAGATGAATTACGGCAATTAGCACTGCTGAGCGTACAAAATACCTTGCAATCTGTGACCGGACGTAAAGTGGTTGAGAAAGTGCTCTTCACCGGTTTTGTTATGCAATAA
- the fliM gene encoding flagellar motor switch protein FliM gives MSDLLSQDEIDALLHGVDDVEEDNELDAAGLEARSYDFSSQDRIVRGRMPTLEIVNERFARHLRISMFNMMRRAAEVSINGVQMLKFGEYVHTLFVPTSLNMVRFHPLKGTALITMEARLVFILVDNFFGGDGRFHAKIEGREFTPTERRIVQLLLKIIFEDYKDAWAPVMDVEFDYLDSEVNPAMANIVSPTEVVVINSFHIEVDGGGGDFHITMPYSMIEPIRELLDAGVQSDKQDTDMRWSQALHDEIMDVKVGFDASVVEHELTLKDVMNFKAGDIIPIELPEYIMMKIEDLPTYRCKMGRSRDNLALKIYEKIPRPETVKSELQLVTRKGKARDISEL, from the coding sequence GTGAGTGATTTATTAAGCCAAGACGAAATTGATGCGCTCTTACACGGAGTCGATGACGTCGAAGAGGATAATGAGCTTGATGCCGCGGGGCTAGAAGCTCGCTCCTACGACTTTTCCTCCCAAGACCGTATTGTGCGTGGCCGTATGCCCACGCTCGAGATTGTGAATGAGCGTTTTGCCCGTCACCTGCGGATCAGCATGTTCAACATGATGCGTCGTGCGGCCGAAGTGTCGATTAACGGCGTGCAAATGTTGAAATTTGGTGAGTACGTACACACCTTGTTCGTCCCGACTAGCTTGAATATGGTGCGTTTCCATCCCTTAAAAGGCACGGCACTGATCACCATGGAAGCGCGTTTAGTGTTTATTCTGGTGGACAACTTTTTTGGCGGCGATGGCCGTTTCCATGCCAAGATTGAAGGGCGGGAATTTACCCCAACTGAACGTCGCATCGTGCAGTTATTGCTTAAGATTATCTTTGAAGATTATAAAGATGCTTGGGCGCCAGTGATGGATGTCGAGTTTGATTATTTAGACTCCGAAGTAAACCCCGCGATGGCCAACATCGTCAGCCCCACTGAAGTGGTGGTGATTAACTCCTTCCACATCGAAGTGGATGGCGGTGGCGGTGACTTCCATATCACTATGCCTTATTCGATGATTGAACCTATCCGTGAACTACTCGATGCGGGTGTGCAGAGTGATAAACAAGACACCGACATGCGTTGGTCACAGGCGCTGCATGACGAGATTATGGATGTGAAAGTCGGATTTGATGCCAGTGTGGTTGAACATGAGCTCACACTCAAAGATGTCATGAACTTCAAGGCAGGGGACATTATTCCGATCGAGCTGCCTGAATACATTATGATGAAAATCGAAGACTTACCGACGTATCGCTGTAAAATGGGGCGTTCACGCGATAATCTAGCACTTAAAATTTACGAAAAAATCCCACGTCCTGAAACGGTCAAATCCGAACTGCAATTAGTGACACGTAAAGGCAAAGCCAGAGACATATCCGAATTATAA
- the fliN gene encoding flagellar motor switch protein FliN, giving the protein MSTDDDWAAAMAEQALEEANAIDLDELVDDSQPISKAEAAKLDTILDIPVTISMEVGRSYISIRNLLQLNQGSVVELDRVAGEPLDVMVNGTLIAHGEVVVVNDKFGIRLTDVISQTERIKKLK; this is encoded by the coding sequence ATGAGTACAGATGATGATTGGGCTGCAGCCATGGCTGAACAGGCATTGGAAGAAGCTAATGCCATTGACCTTGACGAGCTGGTAGACGACTCGCAGCCAATAAGTAAGGCCGAAGCCGCCAAACTAGACACTATTTTAGATATCCCTGTGACGATTTCGATGGAAGTTGGCCGCAGCTATATCAGCATTCGTAACCTGCTGCAGCTGAACCAAGGTTCTGTGGTGGAGTTGGATAGGGTGGCGGGTGAGCCGCTCGATGTGATGGTCAATGGCACGCTTATCGCCCATGGCGAAGTGGTTGTGGTTAACGATAAGTTCGGTATTCGGCTAACGGATGTGATCAGTCAAACTGAGCGGATTAAAAAGCTTAAGTAA
- the fliI gene encoding flagellar protein export ATPase FliI, which yields MQNRRHQLLNKLNHCIDKVPPFRAVASGQLVRVVGLTLEASGCRAPVGSLCSIETMAGELIAEVVGFDDELLYLMPIEELRGVLPGARVVPLGEQAGLSVGLSLLGRVLDGNGVPLDGLGALSTEQQAPRHSNAINPLSRRAITEPLDVGVRAINAMLTVGKGQRMGLFAGSGVGKSVLLGMMTRGTTADIIVVGLVGERGREVKEFIEEILGEKGRARSVVVAAPADTSPLMRLRACETSTRIAEYFRDLGYNVLLLMDSLTRYAQAQREIALAVGEPPATKGYPPSVFAKLPRLVERAGNGGPGQGSITAFYTVLTEGDDQQDPIADASRAILDGHIVLSRSLADSGHYPAIDIEASISRVAPMVISNEHLEAMRRVKQTYSLYQQNKDLISIGAYAQGSDPRIDNAIRLQPAMNAFLRQTMRDAFSFADSQVMLGQLAAQCK from the coding sequence ATGCAAAATCGCCGCCATCAACTGCTGAATAAATTGAATCATTGCATCGATAAAGTCCCGCCGTTTCGAGCCGTCGCCAGTGGTCAACTGGTGCGTGTGGTAGGTTTAACCTTAGAGGCGAGTGGTTGCCGTGCGCCCGTGGGTAGCCTGTGCTCTATCGAAACCATGGCAGGAGAGTTGATTGCCGAAGTCGTCGGTTTTGACGATGAACTGCTGTACCTTATGCCGATTGAGGAATTACGCGGCGTGTTACCCGGCGCTCGTGTCGTCCCACTCGGTGAGCAGGCGGGGCTGAGTGTGGGCTTATCCCTATTGGGACGTGTGCTCGATGGTAACGGTGTGCCATTAGACGGTCTTGGCGCGTTATCGACCGAACAGCAGGCGCCAAGGCACAGTAACGCCATCAACCCACTTTCTCGCCGAGCGATCACCGAACCACTCGATGTGGGTGTGCGCGCCATCAATGCCATGCTAACCGTTGGTAAGGGTCAACGCATGGGCCTATTTGCGGGCTCGGGTGTGGGCAAGAGTGTGCTGTTAGGGATGATGACCCGGGGCACGACAGCTGACATCATTGTGGTGGGGCTGGTGGGTGAACGTGGCCGTGAAGTAAAAGAATTTATTGAAGAAATCCTCGGTGAAAAGGGCAGAGCACGCTCTGTTGTGGTGGCGGCGCCCGCCGATACCTCGCCGCTGATGCGCCTTCGCGCCTGTGAAACCTCGACTCGTATCGCTGAGTATTTTCGTGATTTAGGCTATAACGTATTGTTATTAATGGATAGTCTGACTCGTTACGCCCAAGCGCAGCGTGAGATTGCTCTGGCCGTAGGTGAACCTCCGGCGACTAAAGGTTATCCACCTTCGGTATTTGCTAAATTGCCGCGTTTGGTTGAGCGGGCGGGTAATGGCGGGCCCGGACAAGGTTCTATCACCGCATTTTATACTGTGCTGACCGAGGGCGACGATCAACAGGATCCGATTGCCGATGCTTCTCGGGCTATCCTCGATGGCCATATTGTGCTTTCACGCTCGCTGGCGGATTCTGGGCATTATCCTGCAATCGATATTGAGGCTTCGATCAGCCGTGTGGCCCCAATGGTGATTTCGAACGAGCACTTAGAAGCCATGCGCCGCGTCAAGCAGACTTATTCCCTCTACCAACAGAATAAGGATCTGATTTCGATTGGTGCCTATGCCCAAGGCAGCGATCCGCGAATCGATAACGCTATACGCCTGCAACCTGCGATGAATGCCTTCTTACGGCAGACCATGCGTGATGCCTTTAGTTTTGCCGATAGCCAAGTCATGCTTGGGCAACTCGCGGCGCAATGTAAATAA
- the fliG gene encoding flagellar motor switch protein FliG — protein sequence MAENKSKDAAETSSFNIKDLSGIEKTAILLLSLSEADAASILKHLEPKQVQKVGMAMAAMEDFGQEKVIGVHKLFLDDIQKYSSIGFNSEEFVRKALTAALGEDKAGNLIEQIIMGSGAKGLDSLKWMDARQVATIIQNEHPQIQTIVLSYLEPDQAAEIFGQFPENTRLDLMMRIANLEEVQPAALQELNDIMEKQFAGQGGAQAAKMGGLKAAANIMNYLDTGVESQLMETMRETDEEMAQQIQDLMFVFENLIDVDDRGIQTLLREVQQDVLMKALKGADDQLKDKILGNMSKRAAELLRDDLEAMGPIRISEVEIAQKEILSIARRLSDSGEIMLGGGGGDEFL from the coding sequence ATGGCTGAGAATAAATCAAAAGACGCCGCTGAAACCTCAAGTTTCAATATTAAGGATCTCAGTGGCATCGAAAAAACGGCGATTTTACTGTTAAGTTTGAGTGAAGCCGATGCCGCCTCTATTTTAAAGCACTTAGAACCTAAACAAGTGCAAAAGGTCGGTATGGCGATGGCGGCCATGGAAGACTTTGGGCAGGAAAAAGTCATCGGAGTGCATAAGCTGTTTCTCGATGATATTCAAAAGTATTCTTCTATTGGCTTTAACAGCGAAGAGTTCGTCCGTAAGGCGTTAACCGCGGCTCTAGGTGAAGACAAAGCCGGTAATTTGATTGAACAAATTATCATGGGCAGCGGCGCCAAAGGTTTGGACTCGCTTAAATGGATGGATGCGCGCCAAGTCGCGACTATCATCCAAAACGAACATCCACAGATCCAAACCATTGTTTTATCGTATTTAGAGCCAGATCAAGCGGCGGAAATTTTCGGCCAGTTCCCAGAGAATACCCGCTTAGACTTAATGATGCGTATTGCTAACCTTGAAGAAGTGCAACCTGCGGCATTGCAGGAATTAAACGACATCATGGAGAAACAATTCGCCGGTCAAGGCGGCGCGCAAGCAGCGAAGATGGGCGGCCTAAAGGCGGCGGCCAACATTATGAACTACCTCGATACGGGTGTCGAAAGTCAGTTGATGGAAACCATGCGCGAAACCGATGAGGAAATGGCGCAGCAAATCCAAGACTTAATGTTCGTATTCGAAAACCTGATCGATGTGGACGACCGTGGTATCCAAACCTTGCTGCGTGAAGTGCAGCAGGATGTATTGATGAAGGCGCTGAAAGGCGCAGATGATCAGCTCAAAGACAAAATATTGGGCAATATGTCGAAACGGGCTGCCGAATTGCTGCGTGACGATTTAGAGGCCATGGGCCCAATCCGGATCAGCGAAGTGGAAATCGCCCAAAAAGAAATTCTGTCAATTGCGCGTCGATTAAGTGACAGCGGTGAAATCATGTTAGGCGGCGGTGGCGGCGATGAGTTCCTCTAA
- the fliJ gene encoding flagellar export protein FliJ encodes MANADPLLLVLKLALDAEEQAALLLKSAQLECQKRQNQLDALNNYRLDYMKQMQSQQGQAISASHYHQFHRFIRQIDEAIAQQNRVVADGEKQKNYRQQHWLDKQKKRKAVELLLDNKEKKRQALELKKEQKMTDEFASQQFFRRNKP; translated from the coding sequence ATGGCGAATGCCGATCCCCTCTTACTGGTGTTGAAATTAGCCCTCGATGCAGAGGAGCAGGCCGCACTGCTGCTAAAGTCGGCGCAACTAGAGTGCCAAAAGCGCCAAAATCAGTTGGATGCACTCAACAATTATCGCTTGGACTATATGAAGCAGATGCAGTCCCAGCAGGGCCAAGCCATTAGCGCTAGCCATTATCACCAATTCCATCGTTTTATTCGGCAAATCGATGAGGCCATTGCCCAGCAAAATCGTGTGGTCGCCGATGGTGAGAAGCAGAAAAACTATCGTCAGCAACATTGGCTTGACAAGCAAAAGAAACGCAAGGCGGTTGAACTGCTCTTGGATAATAAAGAGAAAAAACGCCAAGCTCTTGAGTTGAAAAAAGAGCAAAAGATGACCGATGAATTTGCCTCTCAGCAGTTTTTTCGCCGCAATAAACCCTAA
- the fliH gene encoding flagellar assembly protein FliH — protein sequence MSSSNRSDNSDNKLSHRVVSDSEIEFSHWQLPDVTQTEEVSISNLFGYSPQQAPKAVAAETIAPPTMAEIEDIRAQAEEEGFNEGKTQGYAEGLEQGRLEGLEQGHTEGLAQGHEQGLEAGLAEAKALVSRFEGLLSQFEKPLQLLDGDIEHSLMTLTMALAKSVIGHELKTHPEQILSALRLGVESLPIKEQSVSIRMHPDDVALVEQLYSSTQLNRNQWQLEADPSLNSGDCIISSQRSLVDLTLSSRIDAVFESLRNQQSHLSHQQQQHQAVLDEENAAKRGSSSELGDEAQSTESLSTESQADGEQDAKSPPSTAE from the coding sequence ATGAGTTCCTCTAATCGGAGTGACAATAGCGACAATAAATTGTCCCATCGGGTGGTGAGCGACTCGGAGATCGAGTTCAGCCATTGGCAATTACCCGATGTGACCCAAACCGAAGAGGTGAGTATTTCAAACCTCTTTGGTTATTCGCCGCAGCAAGCGCCGAAGGCGGTGGCCGCCGAAACCATTGCGCCACCCACCATGGCGGAAATTGAAGATATTCGCGCTCAAGCCGAAGAAGAAGGTTTTAACGAAGGTAAGACGCAAGGTTATGCCGAAGGACTGGAGCAGGGCAGACTCGAAGGTTTAGAGCAAGGCCATACCGAGGGCCTAGCCCAAGGTCATGAGCAAGGGCTTGAGGCTGGGCTTGCTGAAGCCAAGGCATTAGTCAGCCGCTTCGAAGGACTGTTAAGCCAATTTGAAAAGCCATTGCAATTACTCGATGGCGATATTGAACATTCCTTAATGACACTCACTATGGCGCTGGCCAAATCTGTGATTGGTCATGAACTTAAAACTCATCCAGAACAAATCCTGTCGGCGCTACGTTTAGGGGTCGAATCTCTGCCAATCAAGGAGCAAAGCGTCAGTATTCGCATGCATCCCGATGATGTTGCCTTGGTGGAGCAGCTATATTCCAGTACCCAATTGAACCGTAATCAGTGGCAGTTAGAGGCCGATCCCAGCTTAAATTCTGGGGATTGTATTATCAGCAGCCAACGCTCGCTGGTGGACTTAACCCTGTCCTCGCGCATCGATGCGGTGTTTGAGTCCTTACGTAATCAACAGTCCCATTTGAGTCACCAGCAGCAACAGCACCAAGCGGTTCTCGATGAGGAAAACGCTGCAAAACGGGGATCGAGTTCAGAGCTAGGTGACGAGGCGCAGAGCACCGAGTCCCTGAGTACAGAGTCGCAAGCTGATGGAGAGCAAGATGCAAAATCGCCGCCATCAACTGCTGAATAA